A region from the Drosophila bipectinata strain 14024-0381.07 chromosome 3R, DbipHiC1v2, whole genome shotgun sequence genome encodes:
- the LOC108128147 gene encoding uncharacterized protein: protein MSNSAMVAVAICCILVLLAVFIVIIIVVGQTIEEPK from the coding sequence ATGAGTAACAGCGCCATGGTGGCTGTGGCCATTTGCTGCATCCTCGTCCTGCTGGCCGTCTTCATTGTGATCATCATAGTGGTGGGCCAGACGATCGAGGAGCCCAAGTGA